TTTCTTTGTAATTCTTCACTTTTTTCAGCTATACTTCTATTTGTTATCATATCCAAATTAATTAATATATAATGTTTTTTTCTTCTTTTCCCACATATAATCTTTGTATTTTTTATTTCTTTATCAGTTGATAATATTTCCTTTATAACTCCCTTTATAGAATCTAAAGAAATATTAACAGTTCCTAGATCACTTTTTATTATATATCCCTCTTCTTTTTTAAATAAAGAAATAAATTTTATAATAATTATAAATATGTATGTTACTGAAACTGCTAAAATGAGCATGTTTCTTGAAAATATATCATCTTGAAAAGCAATTAAATACTTAGGAATAAAAACATAAACTATACCTAAAGAAGCTAATACAAGCATCCCTACCCAAGCTATAAAAAATAAAAACTTTTTAAACATAAAATCACATCCCCTTTTTATGCATTTTCTTCTGGAATCTCAACAATTTCTTCTATCTTTATATCTTGAATAAATACATTCACTTCAACTACTGCTAAAGCTGTTAATTCAGATACAGCTTTTAATACTGCCTCTTGAACATTTTTAGCAACATCAGAAATATGATATCCATATTTTATTATTATATAAGCATCTATGCTACATTCTTTTTCTCCAACTTCAACTTTTACTCCTGTTGTTGTTCTTTTCTTACCTAACATTTTGCTAACTTCTCCAGCTACTCCTCCTGCTAATTTGTAAACTCCATCAACATCCTCAGCAGCTTTAGCTGCAATAGTTCTAACCACATCATCTGCTATTTTTATATTTCCTAAGTTGCTCATAATAATAAACCCCCTTCTGTAAATTTAAATTAATATACTACTATTATAACCCAAATTCCTTTTCAATGAAAGCAGTTGTTACATTTCCTTTTTTATAATTTTCATTTTCTAGAACTTTTAGATGAAAAGGTATTGTTGTTTCCACACCTTCTATTATAAATTCATTTAAAGCTCTCTTCATTCTAGCTATAGCTTCCTCTCTATCCATTCCAAAGGCTATAACCTTACCTATCATTGAATCATAATATGGAGATATCTCATATCCTTGATATGTATGTGAGTCTATTCTTATTCCAATTCCACCTGGAACTATATATTTAGTTATTTTTCCAGGGCATGGTAAAAATCCGTGCTCTGTATCTTCTGCATTAATTCTGCACTCAATAGCATGTCCATAAGGAACAATATCCTCTTGTGACATTTTTAAAATATCCCCTTCAGCTAATACAATTTGTAATTTAATTATATCTAAACCAGTTACTGCTTCAGTTACTGTATGTTCAACTTGAATTCTTGTGTTCATTTCCATAAAATAAAAATTATTGTTCTCATCTAATAAAAATTCAAAAGTTCCTGCAGAATCATAATTAATTGCCTTAGCTAATCTTACTGCTGCTTCTCCCATTTCTTGTCTTATTTTTTCTGGTAGTCTAAATGATGGAGATTCTTCTATAAGTTTTTGATTTTTTCTTTGAATAGAACAATTTCTTTCTCCTAGATGTATAACATTCCCATGTTTATCCCCTATAATTTGAATCTCCACATGTTTTGGATTTTCAACATATTTTTCAACAAAAACATCTGGATTATTAAAAGCTGCCTCTGCCTCATTTTGAGCTGCAACCATATTTTTTTCCAATTCTTTATCGTTTCTAGCTATTCTCATACCTTTTCCACCACCACCAGCAGTGGCTTTAATCATAACTGGATATCCTATTCTTTCTGCTATTTCTTTTTTAGCTACTTCTACATTTTTTATTATTCCAGTTCCATTTGTAACAGGAACATTATTTTCAATAGCCTTTTCTCTAGCTGTTGCTTTATCTCCCATATTTTTTATACATTCATGATTTGGACCTATATAAATTAAATTGTGTATTCTACAAATTTTAGCAAATCTTGCATTTTCAGCTAAAAATCCATAACCTGGATGGATAGCATCTGCTTCTGTTATTTCAGCTGCTGCAATTATATTGGGAATTTTCAAATATGACTCTGTTGCTGAAGCTCCTCCTATACACACAGCTTCGTCTGCCATTTGAACATGTAAACTATCTTTATCTGCCTCTGAATAAACTGCAACAGTTTTTATATCCAACTCTTTGGCTGCTCTTATTATTCTAATAGCTATTTCTCCTCTATTTGCAATAAGTATTTTCTTCAATTTCACCCTCCAATTTCTACAATAATCTTTTACAAACTATTTTATTTTAATTAATGATTTCCCGTAGTCAGTTGTATCACCATTTTTCAATAAAATTTCTTCTAATACACCATTTTTGTCAGATTTTACAGGAGTCTTTATCCCAACTGTTGATATATAACCTATAGTTTGACCTACTTTAATTTCATCTCCTATATTTAACAAAGAAGAACCACTTTTATCAAAAAAATAAAATCTCCCAATATTAGTAGATTTAACATAAGTAAAAACTTCCTCTTCTTCTTTGATTTCTTCTAACACTATGTCCTCTTCTAAATTTTGGACTAAATCTTTTTTCATTTTTATCTTTAATTCTTTGGACTCATAATTTATTTCAGATAAATTCTTTTCTGCTAATATTTTTATTAGCTCATCTATCATTATTTCTTCTTTTTCCACTTGCCCCTCCTATGTCTTTTCTCTAATTTTATCACAAACAGAAAAATGTAGCAAGATAAAATTACATCAGTTATTTTATCACTAAACTATCTTTCCCCAATAAATTTATAACCTCATTTATGCAATTTAAAGAAGGA
The nucleotide sequence above comes from Fusobacterium sp. IOR10. Encoded proteins:
- the amaP gene encoding alkaline shock response membrane anchor protein AmaP — protein: MFKKFLFFIAWVGMLVLASLGIVYVFIPKYLIAFQDDIFSRNMLILAVSVTYIFIIIIKFISLFKKEEGYIIKSDLGTVNISLDSIKGVIKEILSTDKEIKNTKIICGKRRKKHYILINLDMITNRSIAEKSEELQRKIKSEIQDKLELDIETIEIKIKKVSLKVKEN
- a CDS encoding Asp23/Gls24 family envelope stress response protein yields the protein MSNLGNIKIADDVVRTIAAKAAEDVDGVYKLAGGVAGEVSKMLGKKRTTTGVKVEVGEKECSIDAYIIIKYGYHISDVAKNVQEAVLKAVSELTALAVVEVNVFIQDIKIEEIVEIPEENA
- the accC gene encoding acetyl-CoA carboxylase biotin carboxylase subunit — encoded protein: MKLKKILIANRGEIAIRIIRAAKELDIKTVAVYSEADKDSLHVQMADEAVCIGGASATESYLKIPNIIAAAEITEADAIHPGYGFLAENARFAKICRIHNLIYIGPNHECIKNMGDKATAREKAIENNVPVTNGTGIIKNVEVAKKEIAERIGYPVMIKATAGGGGKGMRIARNDKELEKNMVAAQNEAEAAFNNPDVFVEKYVENPKHVEIQIIGDKHGNVIHLGERNCSIQRKNQKLIEESPSFRLPEKIRQEMGEAAVRLAKAINYDSAGTFEFLLDENNNFYFMEMNTRIQVEHTVTEAVTGLDIIKLQIVLAEGDILKMSQEDIVPYGHAIECRINAEDTEHGFLPCPGKITKYIVPGGIGIRIDSHTYQGYEISPYYDSMIGKVIAFGMDREEAIARMKRALNEFIIEGVETTIPFHLKVLENENYKKGNVTTAFIEKEFGL
- a CDS encoding biotin/lipoyl-containing protein, translated to MEKEEIMIDELIKILAEKNLSEINYESKELKIKMKKDLVQNLEEDIVLEEIKEEEEVFTYVKSTNIGRFYFFDKSGSSLLNIGDEIKVGQTIGYISTVGIKTPVKSDKNGVLEEILLKNGDTTDYGKSLIKIK